In Halobaculum magnesiiphilum, the following proteins share a genomic window:
- a CDS encoding zinc-ribbon domain-containing protein has translation MTDITTLLDRDDTDAVRARLADRREGDARERKDLLRALRSAAEDDPAAVGRVADAVVPYLTDPDRAVRLSTAKVFVAVAERCPERVVPVREALAERLADEDEFYYVRARAAEALGYAAVADPAAVASPELLADLRIGLAFDDREVREKLAKALEHVALGDPDRLRHRVADLAEHLDDDAETVRYHLLAALVVVGCVDPERLTDARPALVARLDDESPYVRGRAAEALGLLTRADDPEETEDGAGGIEDGAGAAIGTVPGVADDLRAAARVEEADGDATRFVADRVRFALASAADVDAGLVQESDADPGPEPEGVFGDDAPEDDACGDDAAVGTVEGVRATSEAAVTAIRRPNETRCPHCGTDVPDTAPICPVCGSPR, from the coding sequence ATGACGGATATCACGACGCTGCTCGACCGAGACGACACGGACGCCGTACGCGCCCGCCTCGCCGACCGACGCGAGGGCGACGCCCGCGAGCGCAAGGACCTCCTGCGGGCGCTCCGTTCGGCCGCCGAGGACGACCCCGCGGCGGTCGGCCGCGTCGCCGACGCGGTCGTCCCGTACCTGACCGACCCCGACCGTGCGGTCCGGCTCTCGACGGCGAAGGTGTTCGTCGCCGTCGCCGAGCGTTGCCCCGAGCGCGTGGTCCCGGTCCGCGAGGCGTTGGCCGAGCGACTGGCCGACGAGGACGAGTTCTACTACGTTCGGGCCCGCGCGGCGGAGGCGCTCGGCTACGCCGCCGTCGCCGACCCGGCGGCGGTCGCGTCGCCGGAGCTGCTCGCAGACCTCAGGATCGGGCTCGCGTTCGACGATCGGGAGGTGCGCGAGAAGCTGGCGAAGGCGCTGGAGCACGTCGCGCTCGGGGACCCCGACCGGCTCCGCCACCGCGTCGCCGACCTCGCCGAACACCTCGACGACGACGCGGAGACGGTCCGCTATCACCTGCTCGCCGCGCTCGTCGTCGTCGGCTGTGTCGATCCCGAACGGCTGACGGACGCGCGCCCGGCGCTGGTCGCGCGGCTTGATGACGAAAGCCCGTACGTCCGCGGACGCGCCGCCGAGGCGCTCGGGCTCCTCACCCGTGCGGACGACCCCGAGGAAACCGAGGACGGCGCGGGGGGTATCGAGGACGGCGCCGGAGCCGCCATCGGGACCGTCCCCGGCGTCGCGGACGACCTCCGAGCGGCCGCACGCGTCGAGGAAGCCGACGGCGACGCCACGAGGTTCGTGGCCGACCGCGTCCGGTTCGCGCTGGCGTCGGCCGCCGACGTGGACGCGGGACTCGTCCAAGAGTCCGACGCCGACCCCGGTCCGGAACCGGAAGGCGTGTTCGGGGACGACGCTCCCGAGGACGACGCGTGCGGGGACGACGCAGCCGTCGGGACGGTCGAGGGCGTCCGCGCGACGAGCGAGGCCGCGGTGACGGCGATCCGACGGCCGAACGAGACCCGTTGTCCCCACTGCGGAACCGACGTTCCCGACACCGCCCCGATCTGCCCGGTGTGCGGATCCCCTCGCTGA
- a CDS encoding SRPBCC family protein, with protein sequence MDELVVSTDVYVAPEEAYEFLLEFPRYERYTEYLDKVSRTHGDGGPGSRYALRFSWWKLTYTARSEVTEVTPPTRIDWRVLKDIDASGAWLIEPFDELPADAPADATEGCRVTLSIRFDADSADSSSVSLPPLVSFGWVLDKVKGLVAEEAERVVRRAVADLEGRERQVSLTVRTDSEAL encoded by the coding sequence ATGGACGAGCTCGTCGTCTCGACGGACGTGTACGTCGCACCCGAGGAGGCGTACGAGTTCCTCCTCGAGTTCCCGCGCTACGAGCGCTACACGGAGTACCTCGACAAAGTATCGCGCACCCACGGCGACGGCGGGCCGGGGTCGCGCTACGCGCTCCGGTTCTCGTGGTGGAAGCTCACCTACACCGCGCGCTCGGAGGTGACGGAGGTGACACCGCCGACGCGGATCGACTGGCGCGTGCTCAAGGACATCGACGCCAGCGGCGCGTGGCTCATCGAGCCGTTCGACGAGCTGCCGGCGGACGCGCCCGCCGACGCGACCGAGGGCTGTCGGGTGACGCTCTCGATCCGCTTCGACGCCGACAGCGCCGACTCCTCGTCGGTGTCGCTCCCGCCGCTGGTCTCCTTCGGGTGGGTGCTCGACAAGGTGAAGGGGCTCGTCGCCGAGGAGGCCGAGCGCGTCGTTCGCCGGGCAGTCGCGGATCTGGAGGGGCGCGAGCGCCAGGTCAGTCTCACGGTTCGAACGGACTCCGAGGCGCTGTGA
- the trkA gene encoding Trk system potassium transporter TrkA has product MRVLIIGAGQVGESIAADLDDSHEVVIVERDAERCDELTYSLDVLTINGDGTAVSTLEEAGVADADMVVASTDDDETNIVACSTAKAVSDSFTVARIKNTEYLRTWERSRTAFGIDHMVCTNLLTAESIVRVIGLPAAHQVDLFADETVQMAEFDVSEGSPLAGQTVSEADRFDSLTFASLIRDDEVVIPGGETRIAAGDRAVVIGSPGSVRGFAADVAPDEHVGTNEEVVVVGGSEIGYHAARLLADRGFSPRLIEQDEERARELAEDLPDTVVMQSDATDVGFLERERVGEADVLVAALDSDEKNLLSCLLASRLGVERTVAVVDRTVYVDLFETVGIDVGVSPRAVVAEEISRFTREGSAENVALIEDDRAEVLEVEVTEESLLANRPISESIHDFPDCLVIGAITRDGELVTPRGDTVIEPGDHVVVFFEESAVDEVTSKI; this is encoded by the coding sequence GTGCGCGTGCTGATCATCGGCGCCGGGCAGGTCGGCGAGAGCATCGCCGCGGACCTCGACGACAGCCACGAGGTGGTGATCGTCGAGCGCGACGCGGAGCGGTGCGACGAGCTGACCTACTCGCTGGACGTGTTGACGATCAACGGGGACGGCACCGCCGTCTCGACGCTGGAGGAGGCCGGGGTCGCCGACGCCGACATGGTCGTCGCCTCGACCGACGACGACGAGACGAACATCGTCGCCTGCTCGACGGCGAAGGCCGTCAGCGACTCGTTTACCGTCGCCCGGATCAAGAACACCGAGTACCTCCGTACCTGGGAGCGTTCGCGCACGGCGTTCGGCATCGATCACATGGTGTGTACGAACCTGCTCACCGCCGAGTCGATCGTCCGGGTGATCGGGCTGCCCGCGGCACACCAGGTCGACCTCTTCGCGGACGAGACGGTGCAGATGGCGGAGTTCGACGTGAGCGAGGGGAGCCCGCTGGCGGGCCAGACCGTCAGCGAGGCCGACCGGTTCGACTCGCTCACCTTCGCGTCGCTCATCCGCGACGACGAGGTCGTCATACCCGGGGGGGAAACCCGGATCGCCGCCGGCGACCGCGCAGTCGTCATCGGCTCGCCGGGCAGCGTGCGCGGGTTCGCCGCCGACGTGGCGCCCGACGAGCACGTCGGGACGAACGAGGAGGTGGTCGTCGTGGGCGGCTCGGAGATCGGCTACCACGCCGCCCGCCTGCTCGCCGATCGTGGGTTCTCCCCCCGGCTGATCGAGCAAGACGAGGAGCGCGCCCGCGAGCTCGCGGAGGACCTCCCCGACACCGTGGTGATGCAGTCGGACGCCACCGACGTGGGCTTCCTCGAACGCGAGCGCGTCGGCGAGGCCGACGTGCTCGTGGCGGCGCTGGACTCCGACGAGAAGAACCTCCTGTCGTGTCTGTTGGCGAGCCGCCTCGGCGTCGAGCGGACGGTCGCGGTCGTCGACCGGACCGTCTACGTCGACCTGTTCGAGACGGTCGGCATCGACGTGGGCGTCAGCCCGCGTGCGGTCGTCGCCGAGGAGATCTCCCGGTTCACGCGGGAGGGGAGCGCCGAGAACGTCGCGCTCATCGAGGACGACCGCGCGGAGGTACTGGAGGTCGAGGTGACCGAGGAGTCGCTGCTCGCGAACCGCCCGATCAGCGAGTCGATCCACGACTTCCCCGACTGCCTGGTGATCGGCGCGATCACCCGCGACGGCGAGCTTGTCACCCCCCGGGGCGACACCGTGATCGAGCCCGGCGACCACGTCGTCGTCTTCTTCGAGGAGAGCGCCGTCGACGAGGTCACGAGCAAGATCTGA
- a CDS encoding iron transporter → MDRRTFLRSAAAGGAAAGIGGVSGCLGFELATGSASRAPPIVEDRPDGVYLPSHVEGMEMGGMGKGGEYQVGVFYSYAHRFWNVNGTEVDRTDIESDDDVHLMASVWDPETGQVLPETGLSIEVTKDGSLVTQEVIYPMLSQPMGFHYGGNFPLDGDGTYTVNVSVGAVRTRRTGAYAGRFESPADIPVEMEYSQEARDEIMFRTLENAGERDAVDPMQMEMVPDATAPATDDLPGEVVGEANSNDAVLVATVLEEPPEGIDAEGPYLAVSARTPYNRMLIPAMGLEATHARGGETVFSGELTRTLDPDLSYHYGAALDGASVESGDELTLTPTVWPQVARHEGYETAFGALRGGMPERTITVE, encoded by the coding sequence ATGGACAGACGTACGTTCCTCAGGAGCGCGGCAGCGGGCGGCGCGGCCGCCGGCATCGGCGGCGTCTCGGGGTGTCTCGGGTTCGAACTCGCCACGGGGAGCGCCTCGCGGGCGCCGCCGATCGTCGAGGACCGCCCGGACGGCGTGTACCTCCCCAGCCACGTCGAGGGAATGGAGATGGGCGGGATGGGGAAGGGCGGCGAGTACCAGGTCGGCGTGTTCTACTCGTACGCTCACCGGTTCTGGAACGTCAACGGCACGGAGGTCGACCGCACCGACATCGAGTCCGACGACGACGTGCACCTGATGGCGAGCGTCTGGGACCCCGAGACGGGGCAGGTGCTCCCCGAGACGGGGCTCTCGATCGAGGTGACGAAGGACGGCTCGCTCGTCACGCAGGAGGTCATCTACCCGATGCTCTCCCAGCCGATGGGCTTTCACTACGGCGGCAACTTCCCGCTCGACGGCGACGGCACCTACACCGTGAACGTCTCCGTCGGCGCCGTGCGAACCCGCCGGACGGGCGCGTACGCCGGCCGCTTCGAGTCGCCGGCGGACATCCCCGTCGAGATGGAGTACAGCCAGGAAGCGCGCGACGAGATCATGTTTCGGACGCTCGAGAACGCGGGCGAGCGCGACGCCGTCGATCCGATGCAGATGGAGATGGTTCCCGACGCGACCGCGCCGGCGACCGACGACCTCCCCGGAGAGGTCGTCGGCGAGGCGAACAGCAACGACGCGGTCCTCGTCGCGACGGTGCTGGAGGAGCCGCCCGAGGGGATCGACGCGGAAGGCCCGTACCTCGCGGTGTCGGCGCGGACCCCGTACAACCGGATGCTGATCCCCGCGATGGGGCTGGAGGCGACTCACGCGCGCGGCGGCGAGACGGTGTTCTCCGGAGAGCTCACCCGCACGCTCGATCCGGACCTCTCCTACCACTACGGCGCCGCCCTCGACGGCGCGAGCGTCGAGTCCGGGGACGAACTGACCCTGACGCCGACTGTCTGGCCGCAGGTCGCCCGCCACGAGGGGTACGAGACGGCCTTCGGCGCGCTCCGGGGCGGGATGCCCGAGCGGACGATCACCGTCGAGTAG
- a CDS encoding DUF7405 family protein, whose protein sequence is MTDADADASDSPSLDGLSRREALKAAVAVGGAAGLAACVDRLDGAEPIPAGDGADAHPERQYAWNDYVRTDDAGNWQLPRHQTLLYLSLPDEGSPGAEEREAVRGALDALDEAYAWSHEGLLHSAAYSPSYFDRFEGDLAVPDDVSLPEPTPLADFETPEFDTQDVLVHLASDRADGLLAAEEALLGEREEANGVTFPSALTDALDLDDRRTGFFDPGMPHEKADELSGVPDPNPVPENAPLFMGFVAGFRGNQATENYVAIGEGPFAEGTTKSVGNWRQRLDDWYGEQDFEQQVMEMFSPGHAVENLVEGVGTNLGDESGIDRFLDSVVEDAEEYGRVGHAQKAARDNRDADGNPILLRRHFESADDDIASLHFPSLQRSIDQFETVRRSMNGVDATEATPAVRQRVNNGILEYIFLRHRGYFLVPPRSLRALPTPAGDGG, encoded by the coding sequence AAGGCGGCCGTCGCCGTCGGCGGCGCCGCCGGCCTGGCCGCGTGCGTCGACCGGCTCGACGGCGCCGAGCCGATCCCCGCCGGCGACGGCGCCGACGCCCACCCGGAGCGGCAGTACGCCTGGAACGACTACGTGCGAACCGACGACGCCGGCAACTGGCAGCTCCCTCGTCACCAGACGCTGTTGTACCTCTCGCTGCCGGATGAGGGCTCCCCCGGAGCGGAGGAGCGGGAGGCCGTCCGCGGCGCGCTCGACGCGCTCGACGAGGCGTACGCCTGGAGCCACGAGGGGCTGCTCCACTCGGCGGCGTACTCGCCGTCGTACTTCGATCGCTTCGAGGGCGACCTAGCGGTGCCCGACGACGTGTCGCTCCCGGAGCCGACGCCGCTCGCGGACTTCGAGACCCCGGAGTTCGACACCCAGGACGTGCTCGTCCACCTGGCGTCGGACCGCGCGGACGGGCTGTTGGCCGCCGAGGAGGCGCTCCTCGGCGAGCGCGAGGAGGCCAACGGCGTGACGTTCCCGTCAGCGCTGACGGACGCGCTCGACCTGGACGACCGCCGGACCGGCTTCTTCGACCCGGGGATGCCCCACGAGAAGGCCGACGAACTCTCCGGCGTTCCCGACCCGAACCCGGTTCCGGAGAACGCGCCGCTGTTCATGGGGTTCGTCGCGGGGTTCCGGGGCAACCAGGCGACGGAGAACTACGTCGCGATCGGCGAGGGTCCGTTCGCCGAGGGGACCACCAAGTCAGTCGGCAACTGGCGCCAGCGACTCGACGACTGGTACGGCGAGCAGGACTTCGAGCAACAGGTGATGGAGATGTTCTCGCCGGGCCACGCCGTCGAGAACCTCGTCGAGGGCGTCGGAACGAACCTCGGCGACGAGTCGGGGATCGACCGCTTCCTCGACTCGGTGGTCGAGGACGCCGAGGAGTACGGCCGCGTCGGCCACGCGCAGAAGGCCGCCCGTGACAACCGCGACGCCGACGGGAACCCGATCCTGCTTCGCCGGCACTTCGAGTCGGCCGACGACGACATCGCGAGCCTGCACTTCCCGTCGCTCCAGCGCTCCATCGACCAGTTCGAGACCGTCAGGCGGTCGATGAACGGCGTCGACGCGACCGAGGCGACCCCGGCCGTCCGCCAGCGCGTCAACAACGGCATCCTCGAGTACATCTTCCTGCGCCACCGCGGCTACTTCCTCGTCCCGCCGCGGTCGCTGCGCGCGCTGCCGACCCCCGCCGGCGACGGGGGATGA